Proteins from a single region of Polaromonas sp. JS666:
- a CDS encoding acyl-CoA dehydrogenase family protein yields the protein MNTTAATTTDWNALDNASFRATVREFFEKHFPGEWRYPQRRLRWSEIGPWYLKLSEKGWVAPSWPTQYGGMGLSPEKLIIFIEEQERWGVARAPDMGITMVGPLLINHGNEAQRAYYLPKIIAGEHIWCQGYSEPNSGSDLASLRTEAVVDGDDFIVNGQKTWTTLAQDATHIFLLVRTDKSAKKQEGISFLLADMTTPGITVRPIRNIAGSEDFCEVFLENVRVPRTSIVGELNKGWTIAKALLGFERIFLGSPKQSQYALARVREAGQRLGLFEDTGFVDRYTKLALDVADLGALYGRFIEQVKRGETLGPDVSMLKLFATETYSRLADLLVDVMGSSGGTPGSTALPGGKTDALTTFYNARPATIYGGSNEVQRNILAASVLKLPS from the coding sequence ATGAACACCACCGCCGCAACCACCACCGACTGGAATGCGCTCGATAACGCCAGCTTTCGCGCCACCGTGCGCGAATTTTTTGAGAAACACTTCCCCGGCGAATGGCGCTACCCGCAGCGGCGCCTGCGCTGGTCCGAAATCGGACCGTGGTACCTGAAGCTTTCGGAAAAAGGCTGGGTCGCGCCGAGCTGGCCCACGCAGTACGGCGGCATGGGACTCTCGCCCGAGAAACTCATCATCTTCATTGAAGAGCAGGAGCGCTGGGGTGTCGCGCGCGCGCCCGACATGGGCATCACCATGGTCGGCCCGCTGCTGATCAACCACGGCAACGAGGCGCAGCGCGCCTACTATCTGCCCAAGATCATTGCTGGTGAGCACATCTGGTGCCAGGGTTACTCCGAACCCAATTCGGGCTCCGACCTGGCCAGCCTGCGCACCGAAGCAGTGGTCGACGGCGACGACTTCATCGTCAACGGACAAAAGACCTGGACCACGCTGGCGCAGGACGCCACCCACATCTTCCTGCTGGTGCGCACCGACAAATCGGCCAAGAAGCAGGAGGGCATCAGCTTCCTGCTGGCCGACATGACAACGCCGGGCATCACGGTGCGCCCCATTCGCAACATCGCTGGCAGCGAGGACTTCTGCGAGGTCTTCCTGGAAAACGTGCGCGTGCCGCGCACCAGCATCGTGGGCGAGCTCAACAAGGGCTGGACCATCGCCAAGGCGCTGCTCGGCTTCGAGCGCATCTTCCTGGGCAGTCCCAAGCAAAGCCAGTACGCGCTGGCGCGCGTGCGGGAAGCGGGGCAGCGGCTCGGCCTGTTCGAAGACACCGGCTTCGTGGACCGCTACACCAAACTGGCGCTGGACGTGGCCGACCTGGGCGCGCTCTATGGCCGATTCATCGAGCAGGTCAAACGCGGCGAAACGCTCGGCCCCGATGTCTCCATGCTCAAGCTGTTCGCCACCGAAACCTATTCGCGCCTGGCCGACCTGCTGGTCGATGTCATGGGCTCGAGTGGCGGCACGCCCGGCTCCACCGCCCTGCCGGGCGGCAAGACCGATGCGCTGACCACCTTCTACAACGCGCGCCCGGCCACCATCTATGGCGGCAGCAACGAAGTGCAGCGCAACATCCTGGCGGCCAGCGTGCTGAAGCTGCCGTCATGA
- a CDS encoding Zn-ribbon domain-containing OB-fold protein, whose translation MSIGRDQPFAGPGPDAQFAQALAQGRFQIQRCSACGQHVFYPRALCTHCGSAQLDWVEPSGIGSVYSSTTVRRKPQAGGDYNVALVDLAEGPRLMSRIDGIAPDQVHIGMRVQARVIDDPAKGKLLVFIPEGATP comes from the coding sequence ATGAGCATCGGCCGCGACCAGCCCTTCGCCGGCCCCGGCCCGGACGCGCAGTTCGCGCAGGCGCTGGCGCAGGGCCGCTTTCAGATCCAGCGTTGCAGCGCCTGCGGCCAGCATGTGTTTTATCCGCGCGCGCTGTGCACCCATTGCGGCTCGGCCCAGCTCGACTGGGTTGAACCCAGCGGGATCGGCAGCGTCTATTCCAGCACCACGGTGCGCCGCAAGCCACAGGCCGGCGGCGACTACAACGTGGCGCTGGTGGACCTGGCCGAAGGGCCGCGGCTGATGTCGCGCATCGATGGCATTGCGCCCGACCAGGTGCACATCGGCATGCGCGTGCAGGCGCGCGTGATCGACGATCCTGCCAAGGGCAAGTTGCTGGTCTTCATCCCCGAGGGCGCCACACCATGA
- a CDS encoding thiolase: MSTTSALRGAAAIVGASLGGVPMAPGRSALEILGEAVHGALADAGLKLSDVDGLFTGSSYHFLAGLSVAEYLGIHPKFCEATMVGGSSYVGHLLTAAMALHTGQCEVALICYGSNQGSGFGKLKSMAETPLYEAPYEPRYPISSYALAAARHMHQYGTTREDLAHIAVAARQWAQLNPLAHARDPLSIEQVLASRLVSDPLSVLDCCLVTDGGGALVLVRSERARDFPKPPVYVLGAAAATWHRQIGSMPDLTVTAAAESGPRAFAMAGLAPKDVDVLELYDAFTINTLLFLEDLGFCAKGEGGAFVRNGRIAPGGALPVNTNGGGLSCCHPGMYGMFLLIEAVQQLRGAAGARQVAGAEVALCHGNGGVLSSQVTALLGTAATV; this comes from the coding sequence ATGAGCACCACCTCTGCCCTGCGCGGCGCGGCCGCCATCGTAGGCGCCAGCCTGGGCGGCGTGCCCATGGCCCCCGGTCGCAGCGCGCTCGAAATTTTGGGCGAAGCGGTGCACGGCGCGCTGGCCGATGCCGGCTTGAAGCTGTCCGATGTCGATGGCCTGTTCACCGGCTCGTCCTACCACTTCCTCGCAGGTTTATCGGTGGCCGAATATCTGGGCATCCATCCCAAGTTCTGCGAAGCCACGATGGTCGGCGGCTCGTCTTATGTGGGCCACCTGCTCACCGCCGCCATGGCGCTGCACACCGGCCAGTGCGAAGTGGCGCTCATTTGCTACGGCAGCAACCAGGGCTCGGGCTTCGGCAAGCTCAAGTCGATGGCCGAAACGCCCTTGTACGAGGCGCCCTACGAGCCGCGCTACCCGATCTCCAGCTACGCGCTGGCGGCAGCGCGCCACATGCACCAGTACGGCACCACGCGCGAGGACCTGGCCCACATCGCGGTGGCGGCGCGCCAATGGGCGCAGCTCAATCCGCTGGCCCATGCGCGCGATCCGCTCAGCATCGAACAGGTGCTGGCTTCGCGCCTGGTGAGCGACCCGCTGTCGGTGCTCGATTGCTGCCTGGTCACCGACGGCGGCGGCGCCCTGGTGCTGGTGCGCAGCGAGCGAGCGCGCGACTTCCCCAAGCCACCGGTCTATGTGCTGGGCGCGGCCGCTGCCACCTGGCACCGCCAGATCGGCTCCATGCCCGACCTGACGGTCACCGCCGCCGCCGAGTCCGGGCCGCGCGCCTTTGCCATGGCCGGTCTGGCACCGAAGGACGTGGACGTGCTGGAGTTGTACGACGCCTTCACCATCAACACGCTGCTGTTCCTCGAAGACCTGGGCTTTTGCGCCAAGGGCGAAGGCGGCGCTTTCGTGCGCAACGGGCGCATCGCGCCGGGTGGCGCGCTGCCGGTCAATACCAATGGCGGCGGCCTGTCGTGCTGCCACCCCGGCATGTATGGCATGTTCCTGCTGATCGAGGCGGTGCAGCAACTGCGCGGCGCGGCCGGGGCACGCCAGGTGGCCGGTGCGGAGGTGGCGTTGTGCCATGGCAACGGCGGCGTTCTTTCAAGCCAGGTGACGGCCCTGCTGGGCACGGCTGCCACAGTCTGA